Below is a genomic region from Aurantimonas sp. HBX-1.
CGCGCCAGTTCAGGCGGATCAGGCCTCCCAGCGTCGGTCCCACCAGGCCCTCGATGTTCGCGGTCAGATCCGACAGATGCAGGACATCCGGGTCGAGCTGCTGGCGCCGGGAGAATGTCAGCATGCGGTTGATGAGGCCGGCGCCCTGCTCGGCGGCATGCCGGGTGAGGTTGATGATGTTCTGGACCTCATCGGTCGGCTGGATGCGTCGTTCGATCAGCTTCAGCCCGCCCAGTATCGACGCCAGCAGGTTGTTGAAATCGTGGGCGATGCCGCCGGTGAGCTTGCCGATCGCATCCATCTTCTGGGCCTGGACCAGCTGGTCCTCGAGCTCGCGCCGGTCCGTCACGTCCAGCACCGTTCCAGCGACCGTGGTGGCGGCGCCGTCGGCGCCCTTCAGGACGATGATGTGGTTCAGGAAGTGCTTGAAGGTCCCGTCCGCGCATTGCCACCGGTACTGCGCGACGGCAGCGCCGCTGGCATCGAGGGTCGCTGCGAGGTTCTTCAGGGAACGCTGGTCGTCGGGGTGGACCCGGCTCGCCCACAAGGACGGATCGGCCTCGAACGCGCTGCTCTCGAAGCCGGTCAGGTTCTTCAGGTCGCCGCCGATGAAGTGCAGGGACGCATCGGCGAGCGAACGGTCCGACACGTACATGGCCAGCGGCAGGGAGCGCAGGATGAGGGCCTGGCGCTCCTCCGACTGGCGCAGCGCCTGCTCGACCTGCAGCTTCTCGGCATTCGCCTTGAGGTTCTGCTCCAGCAGGCGCTGCTCGAGATCGGCCTTCTCGCGGATCTCGCGCGTCTTGTTGAACAGGTCGACGAAGACCGCGACCTTCGACTTCAGGATCGTCGGCTCGAACGGTTTGAAGACGTAGTCGACCGCGCCCATGTCGTAACCGCGCAGCATGTGCGCGTCTTCCTTGTTGATCGCGGTGAGGAAGATGATCGGGGTGCGCTTGGACTGGGTGCGCTGGCGCAGGAGGCGGGCCGTCTCGTAGCCGTCGAGACCGGGCATGAACACGTCGAGGAGGATGACCGCGAACTCGTGCTTCAGGAGCAGTCGCAGCGCCTCCTCGCCCGAGCGCGCCAGCACCACGTCCGCGACCGATTCCAGTACGACCTCGATCGCCAGCAGATTGCGCGGGTCGTCGTCGACCGCCAGCACCTTCGGACGCGACACGCCGGAGGATGAATCCCGCCCGCCCGACGGGGCGCGCCCGGGCTTCGACTTCCGTTGCGGAGTGTCGTCCTGCATGAAGTCCTCCGGCACGGTCACTCCGCCACGACCGCGAACGGGCTGCCGCCCGACTCCGGCCGCGCACGAGAATGCGACCGGGCGACCCAGACCCGCACAAACGCGAAGTGAGACACGCGGGCTGGCCGATTAGGTGCCTGCCTTCCGCGACGAGATCGACCTCTCCACCTCTCGCCACCGGTCAGATGAATCGCCCCACTCATCGCCTCCCGTGGCTGACCGACGATCATCGGCCCAGGAGTTCCGCGAGCTTCTCACCCATCTGAATGGGGTCGGCTGGCTTGCTATAGGCACGTACGTCGGGGTGGTTTTTTTTCATCTCGTCCGGAAGATCGAAACCGGTGAGGAGCACGAAAGGTACTCCCATACGCCGAAGACTATCGGCAACTGGTGCAACCGAGCCGTCGAGAAGATTGACGTCCAGCACTGCCGCATGTGGCGGAGTAGAGGAGATCAGGGCCAAGGCCTCCTGAACCCGCGAAACAGGGCCTAGCAACTCGGCCTTAAGTTCCTGCAGTCCGCGGATTAGATCCAACGCGACCAGCAGATTGTCCTCAACCACCAGTACCCGCACACCCGCCAGGCGACCTCTCGCAACAGCTCGATCTTTCTCTGACCGGAATGGACGCGGGAGCAACGGGCCGCTGGAAAGTGACAAGCCGTTGAAACAGATTATGCGCTCGTGTTCCACAAATGAGCCTCGACGCCGGTTACACCCTTGGATGTGAAGGTCTGCAGGAGCACCTTCACAAACGCCTATCGCTTGTAACTAGACGGCATATTTAAGGCCACTGGGCCGATCCCCGAGGGACAGCCGCTGAGTTCTCCGGCTTCCGTCGCATCCGCTAGGGGCCACGCGAAGGCGCACGCAAGTGGGCGTGCGAGACGATTGGCGCTCACGCCGTACTTTCACAATTCCGTGGTGGCGGGAGACCTCGCTTTTACGTCAGAAGATCGCCGATATTGGACTGACGCCGATCACCAGCATGTTCATGCGGGGCGAAGCCGATCGGGGCAGTGTCTCCGATTTCCGACCGCAGATCGAAGACTCGGAGGCGCTTTCGATCCGTATTGGAGCCGACATTTGGCTGTTGCGTCCGCTTCGCAATCCGAAGGCGATCGCGACTTTTCGCTGGAACGGATCGGATGTTGAACGATTGTGGTCCTCGACAGGGACGAAGACCATTAGGACACCATACCATGTTCAAGACCACAGCATCCGCAGCCGTTCTCGTCCTCGCTCTGGCAGGCTCTGCCTTCGCTCAGGGTAATTCCGGCAACGCCGGCGGCGGCGGTAACAACAGCACCTCCGAAGGCCTCGTGACCGTTTCTTTGGGCGACGTCGTGCTTCAGGAAATCGCAAACGACCTGAACGTCGAGGTCGCCGATCTGGTGGACGTCACGCAGGTTCAGGTTCCGGTGGGCGTCGCAGCGACCGTTTGCGGCGTGAACGCCAATGTTCTGGCTGAGCAGAAGAAAGCCGGCGACGCCACGTGCGATGCAACGTCGTCTTCCGAAGCGCTCGCCCAGGCCGTCCAGAAGCAGATTGACGGCTAGTACCTAATTCAACGTCTCCAAGCAGGGGCTCCGGCAACGGGGCCCCTGTTTGCGTTCGTGCTCATGACGGTCTTCAGCGGATTGTGCTGCCTCGTTCGTCAGCGTCATCCGCTGAAAGGCGGATAGATGCACTCCAAAGGACGCGTATCTGCGGGCAAACATTTCCGGGGCCTATCTGACTGCCGCCAAGGAGATGCATGAACGGCAGAGGGTTCCTGCTCCGCCATAGGAAGGTCACTGCACCCGCGCCGGATTCCTAGCGGGCGCCGGCAACGCGATCGCAGGAACCGTCGCCCCGCCCGGACGGTAACCATTGCTGTTCTAATTCGCTCCAGCAGTGATCGCTCTCAATAAGGACGGTGCGGAAGCGTATGAGCGCATGACAGACCGTGTCTCGCTCGTACTCGGGCACTGCTGCCCCTTCGCGATCGATGCCGAGTCTGCAAACCTGATAGGCGTCGTGCCACTGCTGGACAGAGACGTCACTTCGCAAATGGCCAGGTTCCGCTGGCCCCCCTCCAGCCATCACCATTGCAAGCGCTGCAACCACTCTATTCAGCATCGCTCTTCTTTCCGACAGAGCGTCCCTTTCTCGAGGATAACGATCAGGTCGGCAAGAGGCTCCGCGGGCACTGTATTGCCGCACCAAGTCCTTCGCAAAGAGGGTGTACAACACACTTTGTCGCCACTCGCCTTTGTCCGCGATCTGCGCCTAACCCGCTGCGCCTGGCCCCGTAACGGGCTATAGCTGTCGGGGCAGAGCGCCATACGCTCCGCGCAATGATCTACGGCCGTCGAAGGACGCGTTCAGTGTAAAGGTAGCGGCCTGAACTTCCTCCAGCCGCAAACGAATTCCGGCGGACGGCTGTCTTATGGGAACAGGACGTATGCGCTTGCGACCCCGATCGCTCCCACCATGCTGAAGAATACCGAATTGACGAAAACAGCGACGGCGGTCTCGATACGCATTCCGGTTCCTCCTGCTTGATCAGTAGGCGGAAGAATGAGTAGCAGTGTGAACGGTTCCCGTTGCTCGAGTCCGAAGACGTCCAGCGTCCCAGCCCCGTCCGTCGGCGCCGGGGTGATTGTGCACATCAGCACATCTGAATGGTCGAACGTCGGAATGCGTCAAGCCTCTGGCATTTGTGTCACTGCGTCCACCAGGGGCCCGCGGGAGACACCGAACGCATGGCACAGGGCATGGATGGGGAACATGGCCTGGTTCGCCGTCATGCATTTGAAGATCGAGACGACGTCGCGTCGCTCTGAGCAAACCAGGCAGCGGCCTTTGCCAGGATATCTCTCTCCTGTCGAAGCTGGCGGTTTTCCCTGCGAAGGTGGCGAAGCTCTTCGCGCTCCTGGCTGGTCACGCCATCATCGCGGCGGCCGCCATCACGATGGGCCTGCTTGATCCAGCCGTGGATGGTCGCGGCACACAGCTCGAATTCGCGCGCCAGATCCTCCGTGCTGCGGCCAGCCCGTGCCAGGTCGACGATCTGGTCCTGAATTCAGACGGGTATGGGTTCGTCGTTCTCGGCATAGTGACACTCTCCTCTCCCCAAATCGGATTGTGTCCCTCAAACGGGGGAACTCCACTCCCGCCGTTGCCTAGCCTGTAGCCTTCGCGACATATCTGCTCCTGCGACAATAACGGAGGGTGCCAGCAGGCAGCATTGGGCTCCGATCCTATGCCCGGGTGGAGAAGGCCTGCCTCCAGCCTCTTCTGGTCTGCCATTCAACTGAGGTTCAGATCGTCTCGCTATATCACCGCAGGGTCATGTCACGGCATGCCGGCGCAGCGACCGTAGATCGGAGAACCTCATGGCGTACCGTATCCTCCTGTTGCTGGCATCAGTCTCGAGCGTGGCGATGGCTCCAGTCACCTTCGCCGGCGAGAACGAGCGAGCACTCCTCCTGATGGCGCAGGCGGAAACGTTACTGCCTCTGGACGATGGCGCTGCCGCCCAAGCCGCTGCCGAGCAGGAGGCCGCAGCGGCCGAGGCAGCCCGCGTCGCTGAGGAAGAAGCTGCCCGTCTGGCTCAGGAAGCGGCCGCCGCCGCCGAACAGGAAGCTGCCGCCCAGGCCGCTGCCGAGCAGGAAGCCGCAGCCGCCGAGGCAGCCCGTGTCGCGGAGGAGGAGGCGGCCCGTCTGGCTCAGGAAGCGGCGGCCGCCGCCGAACAGGAAGCTGCTGCCCAGGCCGCTGCCGAGCAGGAAGCCGCAGCCGCCGAGGCAGCCCGTGTCGCGGAGGAGGAGGCGGCCCGTCTGGCTCAGGAAGCGGCGGCCGCCGCCGAACAGGAAGCTGCTGCCCAGGCCGCCGCCGGGCAGGAGGCCGCAGCAGCCGAGGCAGCCCGTGTCGCGGAGGAGGAGGCTGCCCGTCTGGCTAAGGAAGCGGCGGCGGCCGCCGAACAGGAAGCTGCCGTCCGGGCCGCCGCCGAGCAGGAGGCCGCAGCAGCCGAGGCAGCCCGTGTCGCGGAGGAGGAGGCGGCCCGTCTGGCTAAGGAAGCGGCGGCGGCCGCCGAACAGGAAGCTGCCGTCCGGGCCGCCGCCGAGCAGGAGGCCGCAGCCGCCGAGGCAGCCCGTGTCGCGGAGGAGGAGGCTGCCCGTCTGGCGCAGGAGTCGGCCGCTGCCGCCGAACAGGAAGCTGCCGCCCAGGCCGCCGCCGAGCAGGAAGCCGCCACCGAGGCAGCCCGTGTCGCGGATGAAGAAGCCGCCCGTCTGGCGCAGGAGGCAGCCGCTGCCGCCGAACAGGAAGCTGCCGCCCAGGCCGCCGCCGAGCAGGAAGCCGCCGCCGAGGCAACCCGTGTCGCGGAGGAAGAGGCCGCCCGCTTGGCGCAGGAGGCAGCCGCTGCCGCCGAACAGGAAGCTGCCGCCCGGGCCGCGGCCGAGCAGGAAGCTGCAGCGGCCGAGGCAGCCCGTGTCGCGGAGGAAGAGGCCGCCCGTCTGGCGCAGGAGGCAGCCGCTGCCGCCGAACAGGAAGCTGCCGCTCAGGCCGCCGCCGAGCAGGAAGCTGCAGCAGCCGAGGCAGCCCGGACTAAGGCTGAAGGCGCCGCAGTCGAGGCCGTGGAGACTGACGTCGAATTACCTCTCGATGCCCGCGAGGAGCGTCGCCGAGAACGCGAACACCGTCGCGAAGGGCCCGCGAGAGCTGCCGAACAACCGGCCCAGATTGCACCCAATCCATCAAATCCTCAGGTGCCTGTGGCACCCGTTCCCGAGGCGGCATCTCAGCAAGTCGCGCCGGTGAACCCTGCGTCGGCGCCGGTTGGGGAGGCTGTCCCCGCTGCAGACGGGCGGACGGACGTCCGCGAAGAACGTCGCCTAAACAGACAGCGCAGACGCGACGAGCGGCGGGAAGAGCCTGCAGGAGCCGCGGCGCAGCCGGATGCAAGCGTTCCCTCGACAGTGGCTAGGGAACCCGTGCCGGCGGAGTCTGCACCCCCTCCTACGGCCGCACCAGCGAACACGGTGGGCCAGAGCCTGCCCGCCACGGGACAGCCAACGTCCGCTCGCGAAGAACGCCGCCAGGAGCGCGGGCGCAGGCAGAAAGAGCGCGAAGCCACACCGACGGTCTCCCAGCCTTCTTCGATTAGTTCGTCGCCGACGCCGGGAGAGTCGTCCGCGGACGCTCGCGAAGATCGCCGACGCGCGCGTGAGCTACGACGTGAAAACCGAGACCCTGGCCCGGCAAGTACCGTCGCGCCGGACGCCGCCGCTACAACGACGGTGGAGCAGCAGCTGCAGATACAAGGAGGATCCGAGGAGCTCGATGAACTGCGGCGACTACAGAGAAAACTTGAGCGCGAGCGCGAGCAAGTTGAAGGCAGTCAGCGAGACGACGGGTTCGGAACGGGCGCACGGTCCGAGCGCCGGCAACGGCGGCAGGAGCGTCGCAGGGATGGTGTGGCGGTCGAGCGCCGCGACGGGGAGGCCCTACGCGGCGACAATCGACCCGAGAGACGGCGGGAGCGCCGGAATGATCGTGGTGACCGCGGCGAGATCGTCGAGCGGCAAGGTGACCGGATCATCATTCAGCTCGGCGATCAGCTCATCATCCAGCCGGAACAGGAAGGCGACCGGCTGTTGTCCAGGGCACGCGACGTCGAGGTCGAGGATCTGGGCAATGGCGAGACCCTCACCACCGTCTTCCGCGGGAACGGGGTGCGCGTCGAAACCGTGCGCAACGCCTACGGCGACATTGTGTTGCGGACGCGCATCTTGGCGAACGGCGATGAGATCGTCTTGATCGACAATCTCGGTTTCGAGGAGCCTCAGCCCGACCTGGCGTTCGGCGATCGCCGGTACTACGCCGAGATTGCCCCCCTGCCGCCACTCGTCCTTGAAATCCCGCAGAAGGAATACGTCGTCGAAACTCGGGTTGCGACGCAGCGCCAGGTGGAGGCAGCGCTGACGGCGCCGCCGGTCGAGGATGTGGAACGCATCTATTCGCTGGACGAGGTACGCTACAGCAACCGCCTGCGCGACAAGGTGCGGCGGGTCGATCTCGACACGATCAACTTCGCCTTCGGCAGCGCTGTCGTGGGTCTGGAGGAACTCGACGCATTGGACAGCGTCGGGCTCGCCCTCGAGGAAACCATCGCAAACAGTCCAGATGAGATCTTCCTGATCGAAGGCCACACCGACGCCGTGGGCTCGGACGAAGCAAACCTGCTCTTGTCCGACCGCCGGGCCGAAGCGGTCGCCGTGGCACTGTCGGAAGACTTTGACATTCCTCCTGAAAACCTTGTGACCCAGGGCTATGGCGAGCAACATCTAAAGCTGCAGACGACTGAAGCCGAACGTGAAAACCGGCGCGTCGCCATCCGCCGGATCACCCCGCTGATACGCGCTGAACGTTAGGATGAAACGTGATTGCCCGTCTGATGGCGCCAGCCGGCGGAAGTGCATTCGAAAGGTTCAATGTCCACCTGGAGCAGTGCCAATGCGGTGTCGGAGGACACCGCGGGAGAACCTCGCCTTCGTGCCACGTTCTCCTAACCGCTTAATCTGAAAGAAGGCTGATGGCAGAAACGAAGCTTTCAAGGCGTGTCTTTCTCGGTGGCCTCTGCGCGGCATCTACGGGGTTCGAGAGTGCCGCAGCGCAGGAGGGAGCGCGCACGGTCGGATACAGCGGGATCGCTCGACAGGTACGAGAGCGGGCAAGGCGTCTGGCCTTGGAGCCATACGTGCCAAAGCCGGTTGTCGCTGGCGATCTCACCTATGACCAGTATCGATCGATCCGCTTCAATCCGTCCCGCGCCCTTTGGTCAGATCGCAACGACCTGGCGTTCCAGGCCGACTTCTTCCATGTCGGCGGCCTGTTCAAACATGAGGTGGCGCTGTTCGAGGTTGCGGAAGGCGCCGCCCGGCCGATCCGTTTCCTCCCGGACATGTTCGACTTCGGCGATGAGGCGGAGGCGATACGGGCGGTTGCCGACCCGGCCTTCGCCGGGCTCCGTTTGCATTACCCCATGAACGGCCTGAACATTTCCGAGTTCGCGGTCTTCCTCGGTGCAAGCTACTTCCGAGGGATTGGCCTGGGCTCGCGTTACGGCCTGTCGGCTCGAGGCCTTGCCATCCGCTCCGGCCTGCCGGGGGAGGAGTTCCCGTATTTCGAGTCGTTCTGGCTCGAAAAGCCCACCCCCGGGGACAGCAGCGTAACCCTCCATGCCTTGCTCGACAGCGAAA
It encodes:
- a CDS encoding response regulator, with protein sequence MVEDNLLVALDLIRGLQELKAELLGPVSRVQEALALISSTPPHAAVLDVNLLDGSVAPVADSLRRMGVPFVLLTGFDLPDEMKKNHPDVRAYSKPADPIQMGEKLAELLGR
- a CDS encoding response regulator, coding for MQDDTPQRKSKPGRAPSGGRDSSSGVSRPKVLAVDDDPRNLLAIEVVLESVADVVLARSGEEALRLLLKHEFAVILLDVFMPGLDGYETARLLRQRTQSKRTPIIFLTAINKEDAHMLRGYDMGAVDYVFKPFEPTILKSKVAVFVDLFNKTREIREKADLEQRLLEQNLKANAEKLQVEQALRQSEERQALILRSLPLAMYVSDRSLADASLHFIGGDLKNLTGFESSAFEADPSLWASRVHPDDQRSLKNLAATLDASGAAVAQYRWQCADGTFKHFLNHIIVLKGADGAATTVAGTVLDVTDRRELEDQLVQAQKMDAIGKLTGGIAHDFNNLLASILGGLKLIERRIQPTDEVQNIINLTRHAAEQGAGLINRMLTFSRRQQLDPDVLHLSDLTANIEGLVGPTLGGLIRLNWRVDDDVWPAFVDARQLELALMNLIINARDAMPNGGTITVRGENRSISSDNHVNLPAGDYVIVVVEDTGCGIPDDMIERVIEPFFTTKDVGKGTGLGLSTVYGFAKQSGGTLKIASSVGRGTQIGLWLPRSDVQGRQERQARLSAGPKAPTVRGTAVILLVDDSSGLLATTAALLRDREFEVVCAGGGAEALTILEKDPDRFDLIITDFAMPMVSGVEVVRFARNLRSDLPAIIITGCADLTALGARPTGVPVLRKPFEEEELLDAIWSVTSAADYPETADG
- a CDS encoding transposase; protein product: MQDQIVDLARAGRSTEDLAREFELCAATIHGWIKQAHRDGGRRDDGVTSQEREELRHLRRENRQLRQERDILAKAAAWFAQSDATSSRSSNA
- a CDS encoding OmpA family protein — encoded protein: MAYRILLLLASVSSVAMAPVTFAGENERALLLMAQAETLLPLDDGAAAQAAAEQEAAAAEAARVAEEEAARLAQEAAAAAEQEAAAQAAAEQEAAAAEAARVAEEEAARLAQEAAAAAEQEAAAQAAAEQEAAAAEAARVAEEEAARLAQEAAAAAEQEAAAQAAAGQEAAAAEAARVAEEEAARLAKEAAAAAEQEAAVRAAAEQEAAAAEAARVAEEEAARLAKEAAAAAEQEAAVRAAAEQEAAAAEAARVAEEEAARLAQESAAAAEQEAAAQAAAEQEAATEAARVADEEAARLAQEAAAAAEQEAAAQAAAEQEAAAEATRVAEEEAARLAQEAAAAAEQEAAARAAAEQEAAAAEAARVAEEEAARLAQEAAAAAEQEAAAQAAAEQEAAAAEAARTKAEGAAVEAVETDVELPLDAREERRREREHRREGPARAAEQPAQIAPNPSNPQVPVAPVPEAASQQVAPVNPASAPVGEAVPAADGRTDVREERRLNRQRRRDERREEPAGAAAQPDASVPSTVAREPVPAESAPPPTAAPANTVGQSLPATGQPTSAREERRQERGRRQKEREATPTVSQPSSISSSPTPGESSADAREDRRRARELRRENRDPGPASTVAPDAAATTTVEQQLQIQGGSEELDELRRLQRKLEREREQVEGSQRDDGFGTGARSERRQRRQERRRDGVAVERRDGEALRGDNRPERRRERRNDRGDRGEIVERQGDRIIIQLGDQLIIQPEQEGDRLLSRARDVEVEDLGNGETLTTVFRGNGVRVETVRNAYGDIVLRTRILANGDEIVLIDNLGFEEPQPDLAFGDRRYYAEIAPLPPLVLEIPQKEYVVETRVATQRQVEAALTAPPVEDVERIYSLDEVRYSNRLRDKVRRVDLDTINFAFGSAVVGLEELDALDSVGLALEETIANSPDEIFLIEGHTDAVGSDEANLLLSDRRAEAVAVALSEDFDIPPENLVTQGYGEQHLKLQTTEAERENRRVAIRRITPLIRAER
- a CDS encoding glucan biosynthesis protein, which encodes MRDDWRSRRTFTIPWWRETSLLRQKIADIGLTPITSMFMRGEADRGSVSDFRPQIEDSEALSIRIGADIWLLRPLRNPKAIATFRWNGSDVERLWSSTGTKTIRTPYHVQDHSIRSRSRPRSGRLCLRSG